A single window of Salvia splendens isolate huo1 chromosome 6, SspV2, whole genome shotgun sequence DNA harbors:
- the LOC121807469 gene encoding ALA-interacting subunit 1-like — translation MSSEDGPSKKVSRKPRYSRFTQQELPACKPILTPALVIGILMCLGIIFIPIGLLALSASENVVEVVDRYDDVCIPSTDQKVGFIKDPATNKTCIRTFTIPKKMRKPVYVYYQLDNFYQNHRRYVKSRSDRQLWNPKAESSTTPCDPEGQTGDGKPIVPCGLIAWSLFNDTYMLSKNDAALQINKKDIAWRSDRTHKFGSNIYPKNFQNGTLIGGGKLDESIPLSQQEDLMVWMRTSALPTFRKLYGRIETDLEANEKITVTIQNNYNTYSFNGKKKLVISTATWIGGKNDFIGKMYMAVGGTSIVLGVIFSLLYVFKPRPLGDPSYLSWNKSPNLD, via the exons atgaGTTCTGAGGATGGACCCTCTAAAAAGGTTTCCAGGAAACCCAGAT aTTCAAGATTTACTCAGCAAGAACTCCCCGCCTGCAAACCGATTCTTACTCCTGCATTG GTCATTGGAATTCTCATGTGCCTTGGTAtaatcttcattccaatcggtCTGCTCGCTCTTTCCGCATCCGAGAAT GTGgttgaagtggtggaccgttaTGACGACGTGTGCATTCCATCAACTGACCAGAAGGTTGGCTTCATCAAAGATCCTGCAACAAACAAAACCTGCATCAGGACCTTCACT ATTCCAAAGAAGATGAGGAAGCCAGTCTATGTGTATTACCAGCTTGACAACTTCTATCAGAATCATAGAAG ATATGTGAAAAGCAGAAGTGACCGTCAGCTATGGAACCCCAAAGCTGAGTCTAGCACCACTCCATGCGATCCAGAAGGGCAGACAGGTGATGGTAAGCCCATTGTTCCATGTGGGCTCATTGCTTGGAGTTTGTTCAACGACACCTACATGCTGTCCAAGAACGATGCTGCTTTGCAAATTAACAAGAAAGACATTGCTTGGAGGAGCGATAGAACTCATAAATTCGGTTCCAATATCTACCCCAAGAACTTCCAGAATGGCACCTTGATTGGGGGAGGAAAACTTGATGAGAGTATACCT CTGAGCCAGCAAGAGGATCTGATGGTGTGGATGCGGACTTCAGCGCTGCCTACATTCAGGAAGCTATACGGGAGGATCGAGACAGACCTCGAAGCCAATGAGAAGATCACAGTGACTATACAGAACAACTACAATACATACTCCTTCAATGGGAAGAAGAAGCTGGTGATCTCAACGGCAACATGGATTGGTGGGAAGAATGACTTTATTGGCAAAATGTACATGGCTGTTGGAGGGACCAGCATTGTTCTTGGTGTCATTTTCTCACTTCTTTATGTTTTCAAGCCAAG GCCTTTGGGAGATCCCTCCTATCTGTCATGGAACAAGAGCCCAAACCTGGATTGA
- the LOC121807470 gene encoding succinate dehydrogenase subunit 4, mitochondrial-like: protein MANSRSASAAIRLSRSAASAFRASSAGRQIPHTPSAAGQLAIGRPRALMFPTGSNISSSTLFSASCLNRVASRPYSSSSAQIPGTRAIRSVLWHINDGMEEVLADYVHHEMTRTWISICLRLFVIIMTKDVVVAVADL, encoded by the exons ATGGCAAATTCTAGAAGCGCATCAGCGGCGATTCGCCTGAGCAGATCGGCGGCGTCAGCCTTCCGAGCGTCCAGCGCCGGCCGCCAGATTCCCCACACTCCATCCGCCGCCGGCCAATTGGCTATCGGGCGCCCCCGTGCCCTAATGTTCCCCACTGGCAGCAACATCTCTTCTTCTACCCTGTTCTCTGCGTCATGCCTCAACCGCGTAGCATCCCGCCCCTACTCCTCCTCTTCTGCCCAG ATCCCAGGAACTAGAGCTATTCGGTCTGTACTCTGGCATATAAATGACGGAATGGAAGAGGTTCTGGCTGATTATGTTCACCATGAAATGACTCGAACATGGATCTCAATCTGTTTGAGACTGTTTGTTATAATCATGACCAAGGATGTTGTCGTGGCTGTCGCTGATCTCTGA